From Skermanella sp. TT6, a single genomic window includes:
- the galU gene encoding UTP--glucose-1-phosphate uridylyltransferase GalU: MRKAVRKAVFPVAGLGTRFLPATKAIPKEMLPLVDKPLIQHAVEEARAAGIEDIIFVTSQGKSAIEDHFDINGDLNKVLETRGKLDALESVKATEIGSGKLFYTRQQQPLGLGHAVWCARKLVGDEPFAVLLPDDVVLAGTPCLKQMVEAYDDVGGNIVAVVDVPREHTNRYGILDVASDDGRLAAVKGLVEKPKPEVAPSTLSIIGRYILQPEVFGHLDRQERGAGNEIQLTDSMARLIGNQPFHGLRFEGTRYDCGDRVGFLEANLAFALERPDIGHLVREAIAKLI, from the coding sequence ATGCGTAAAGCAGTGCGTAAAGCGGTTTTCCCGGTTGCCGGACTGGGCACCCGGTTCCTGCCCGCGACCAAGGCCATTCCCAAGGAGATGCTGCCCCTGGTCGACAAGCCGCTGATCCAGCACGCCGTCGAGGAAGCTCGCGCCGCCGGCATCGAAGACATCATCTTCGTGACCAGCCAGGGCAAATCGGCGATCGAAGACCATTTCGACATCAATGGCGATCTCAACAAGGTCCTGGAAACCCGGGGCAAGCTCGATGCGCTCGAGTCGGTCAAGGCGACGGAGATCGGTTCGGGCAAGCTCTTCTACACCCGCCAGCAGCAGCCGCTCGGCCTCGGCCACGCGGTCTGGTGCGCGCGCAAGCTGGTCGGCGACGAGCCCTTCGCGGTCCTGCTCCCCGACGACGTCGTGCTGGCCGGCACCCCCTGCCTCAAGCAGATGGTCGAGGCCTATGACGACGTCGGCGGCAACATCGTCGCGGTCGTGGACGTGCCGCGCGAGCACACCAACCGATACGGCATCCTGGACGTGGCGTCCGACGACGGCCGGCTGGCCGCGGTGAAGGGCCTGGTCGAGAAGCCGAAGCCCGAGGTCGCGCCGTCCACCCTGTCGATCATCGGCCGCTACATCCTCCAGCCGGAGGTCTTCGGCCATCTCGACCGCCAGGAGCGCGGCGCCGGAAACGAGATCCAGCTGACCGACAGCATGGCGCGCCTGATCGGGAACCAGCCGTTCCACGGCCTGCGGTTCGAGGGCACCCGGTACGATTGCGGCGACCGCGTCGGCTTCCTGGAAGCCAACCTGGCGTTCGCGCTGGAGCGTCCCGACATCGGGCACCTGGTCCGCGAGGCCATCGCCAAGCTGATCTGA
- a CDS encoding UDP-glucose dehydrogenase family protein, with the protein MRIAMIGTGYVGLVSGACFSEFGVNVVCVDKDAGKIDRLNRGEIPIYEPGLDDLVAKNVKAGRLSFSLDLAGSVADADAVFIAVGTPSRRGDGHADLSYVYAAAEEIARGINDYTVIVTKSTVPVGTGREVARIVRKTRPDVEFGVASNPEFLREGSAIGDFLRPDRVVIGTDSDRARAVMRALYRPLYLIETPIVMTSLETAELIKYAANTFLATKITFINEIADLCEKVGADVHDVAKGIGLDGRIGKKFLHPGPGYGGSCFPKDTLALVRTAQDYGSPLRIVETVVDINTKRKQSMADRIVEACGGDVDGKTIAVLGVTFKPNTDDMRDSPSLDIVPALQEKGAVIRAFDPAGRHEAEKLLPGVTWCGDAYETLEGASAVALLTEWNEFRVLDLKRVRELMKTPVMVDLRNVYNPDDMEMAGFAYTCVGRPSRFRINNRELREKVLES; encoded by the coding sequence ATGCGTATCGCAATGATCGGAACAGGCTATGTCGGCTTGGTTTCCGGCGCCTGTTTTTCCGAGTTCGGCGTCAACGTCGTGTGCGTCGACAAGGACGCGGGCAAGATCGACCGGCTGAACCGCGGCGAAATTCCGATCTACGAACCGGGCCTCGACGATCTGGTCGCGAAGAACGTCAAGGCCGGGCGGCTGTCCTTCAGCCTTGACCTGGCCGGTTCGGTAGCCGACGCCGACGCGGTGTTCATCGCGGTCGGCACGCCTTCCCGCCGCGGCGACGGACATGCCGACCTCAGCTACGTCTACGCCGCCGCCGAGGAGATCGCCCGCGGCATCAACGACTATACGGTCATCGTGACCAAGTCCACGGTGCCGGTCGGCACCGGGCGCGAAGTCGCGCGCATCGTCCGCAAGACCCGCCCCGACGTCGAATTCGGAGTGGCGTCCAACCCCGAGTTCCTGCGCGAGGGGTCGGCCATCGGCGACTTCCTGCGGCCGGACCGGGTCGTGATCGGGACCGACAGCGACCGCGCCCGCGCGGTGATGCGCGCCCTGTACCGGCCGCTCTACCTGATCGAGACTCCGATCGTGATGACCAGCCTGGAGACCGCCGAGCTGATCAAGTACGCGGCGAACACCTTCCTGGCGACCAAGATCACCTTCATCAACGAGATCGCCGACCTGTGCGAGAAGGTCGGGGCCGACGTCCACGACGTCGCCAAGGGCATCGGTCTGGACGGACGGATCGGCAAGAAGTTCCTGCATCCGGGTCCCGGCTACGGCGGGTCGTGCTTCCCGAAGGACACGCTGGCCCTCGTCCGCACCGCCCAGGATTACGGCTCGCCGCTGCGGATCGTCGAGACGGTGGTGGACATCAACACCAAGCGCAAGCAATCCATGGCCGACCGGATCGTCGAGGCCTGCGGCGGCGACGTGGACGGCAAGACGATCGCCGTGCTCGGCGTCACCTTCAAGCCGAACACCGACGACATGCGCGACAGCCCCTCGCTGGACATCGTCCCGGCCCTGCAGGAGAAGGGCGCCGTGATCCGGGCCTTCGATCCGGCCGGACGGCACGAGGCCGAGAAGCTGCTGCCCGGCGTCACCTGGTGCGGCGACGCATACGAGACCCTGGAGGGGGCTTCGGCCGTGGCACTCCTCACGGAGTGGAACGAGTTCCGCGTGCTAGACCTTAAGCGCGTGCGGGAGTTGATGAAAACTCCGGTTATGGTAGATCTTCGCAATGTCTACAATCCGGATGACATGGAAATGGCCGGGTTCGCCTATACCTGCGTCGGGCGCCCCTCGCGTTTCCGCATCAACAATCGCGAACTGCGCGAGAAGGTTCTCGAGTCATGA
- the pgmG gene encoding phosphoglucomutase/phosphomannomutase PgmG → MTETHKFHGTVLREYDIRGIVGKTLTAADARAIGRSFGTVVVRGGGDRVCVGYDGRLSSVELEAALVEGLVSTGLHVERIGLGPTPMLYFAVRDRGASAGVMITGSHNPPDYNGFKMMMGKAPVYGQAILELGEIAAKGDYAVGEGRAEKIDIRDAYVERLLKDYDGARDLTVAWDAGNGAAGEILKRLTARLPGKHILLFEDIDGNFPNHHPDPTMPENLVDLQQAVAEHKCDLGIAFDGDGDRIGAVDAGGRIVWGDQLVAIYASEVLKTHPGGTIIADVKASQTLFDEIERLGGKPLMWKTGHSLLKAKMAETGSPLAGEMSGHIFFADKWYGFDDALYCGIRLVALVAKSDKTLAELRDVLPQVFNTPEVRFQTDEERKFAVVKEVKARLAASGATVNDIDGVRVNTEDGWWLLRASNTQDVLVARCEAFSPEGLERLKALLVEQLGASGISAPADF, encoded by the coding sequence ATGACTGAAACCCACAAGTTCCACGGCACCGTCCTGCGCGAGTACGATATCCGCGGCATCGTCGGCAAGACCCTGACCGCCGCCGATGCCCGGGCGATCGGGCGCAGCTTCGGCACCGTGGTGGTCAGGGGCGGCGGCGACCGGGTCTGCGTCGGCTATGACGGCCGGCTCAGCTCCGTGGAACTGGAGGCGGCCCTGGTCGAGGGACTGGTCTCGACCGGCCTGCATGTCGAGCGGATCGGCCTCGGCCCGACCCCGATGCTCTATTTCGCGGTCCGCGACCGCGGGGCCTCGGCCGGCGTCATGATCACCGGGTCGCACAACCCGCCGGACTACAACGGCTTCAAGATGATGATGGGCAAGGCCCCGGTCTACGGCCAGGCCATCCTGGAGCTGGGCGAGATCGCGGCCAAGGGCGACTACGCCGTGGGCGAGGGACGGGCGGAGAAGATCGACATCCGCGACGCCTATGTCGAGCGCCTGCTGAAGGACTACGACGGCGCCCGCGACCTGACCGTCGCCTGGGATGCCGGCAACGGCGCCGCCGGCGAGATCCTGAAGCGGCTGACGGCCAGGCTGCCGGGCAAGCACATCCTGCTGTTCGAAGACATCGACGGCAACTTCCCGAACCACCATCCGGACCCGACCATGCCGGAGAACCTGGTGGACCTCCAGCAGGCGGTGGCCGAGCACAAGTGCGACCTGGGTATCGCCTTCGACGGCGACGGCGACCGGATCGGCGCGGTCGATGCCGGCGGGCGGATCGTCTGGGGCGACCAGCTCGTCGCGATCTATGCCTCCGAGGTGCTGAAGACCCATCCCGGCGGCACCATCATCGCCGACGTCAAGGCCAGCCAGACCCTGTTCGACGAGATCGAGCGCCTGGGCGGCAAGCCGCTGATGTGGAAGACCGGCCATTCGCTGCTCAAGGCCAAGATGGCGGAGACGGGCTCGCCGCTGGCCGGCGAGATGAGCGGCCATATCTTCTTCGCCGACAAGTGGTACGGCTTCGACGACGCCCTCTATTGCGGCATTCGCCTGGTGGCCCTGGTCGCCAAGTCGGACAAGACGCTGGCCGAGCTCCGGGACGTGCTGCCGCAGGTGTTCAACACGCCGGAAGTCCGCTTCCAGACCGACGAGGAGCGCAAGTTCGCCGTCGTGAAGGAGGTCAAGGCGCGCTTGGCGGCGAGCGGGGCCACGGTCAACGACATCGACGGCGTCCGGGTCAACACCGAGGACGGCTGGTGGCTGCTGCGCGCCTCCAACACCCAGGACGTGCTGGTCGCCCGCTGCGAGGCGTTCAGCCCCGAAGGGCTGGAGCGGCTGAAGGCCTTGCTGGTCGAACAGCTCGGCGCCAGCGGCATCTCGGCCCCGGCGGACTTCTGA
- a CDS encoding isochorismatase family protein yields the protein MPDTLFLQTLPIALGRFDPASKPTGLVIVDEVHGFCTVGCGPLAPASPNAQVDRMVTETVGLARRFEAEGWPTLAFLDTHVPGKPEPPYPPHCEIGTGQENLVGELEWLADSPAATLIRKDCINGFIGAIGPDGRNRLLDWITGNRLKAVLAVGICTDICVMDFVLTLLSARNHGMAGDLEDIVVYEPGCATYDLPLAVARDLGLPDTAAHPQAETHHMGLYVMASRGAVLAGELAWSCPRSGPSARDS from the coding sequence ATGCCGGACACCCTCTTCCTTCAGACGCTTCCCATAGCGCTCGGCCGGTTCGACCCGGCCTCCAAGCCGACCGGCCTGGTCATCGTCGACGAGGTCCACGGATTCTGCACCGTCGGATGCGGCCCCCTGGCCCCGGCCTCTCCCAATGCCCAGGTGGACAGGATGGTGACCGAGACCGTCGGGCTGGCGCGCCGGTTCGAGGCGGAGGGGTGGCCGACCCTGGCCTTCCTCGACACCCATGTCCCGGGCAAGCCCGAGCCGCCTTATCCTCCCCACTGCGAGATCGGCACCGGCCAGGAGAACCTCGTCGGCGAACTGGAATGGCTTGCCGATTCCCCCGCCGCGACACTGATCCGGAAGGACTGCATCAACGGCTTCATCGGAGCCATCGGGCCGGACGGCCGCAACCGCCTGCTGGACTGGATCACGGGAAACCGGCTGAAGGCGGTGCTGGCGGTCGGCATCTGCACCGACATCTGCGTGATGGATTTCGTGCTGACCCTGCTGTCGGCGCGCAACCACGGCATGGCGGGCGATCTGGAGGACATCGTGGTCTACGAACCGGGATGCGCCACCTACGACCTTCCCCTGGCCGTCGCCCGGGACCTGGGCCTGCCCGACACGGCGGCCCATCCCCAGGCGGAAACCCACCACATGGGCCTGTATGTCATGGCGTCGCGGGGCGCCGTGCTGGCGGGCGAACTGGCTTGGAGCTGTCCCCGATCAGGTCCATCCGCCCGAGACAGCTGA
- a CDS encoding LysR family transcriptional regulator: MDIEDLQTFVAVADAGGVSAAARRLGVSKSVVSRRLFRIEAELGIQLLARTTRGAALTEAGVTFRDHAARASAEMDTAREAILPDGDLRGRLRIAMPFSFGPTHFAPVIAEMAKRHPRLHIHSSYSDRFVDLIAEGFDCAIRVGYLQDSNLIAKRVGPIYGKLLASPAYIKLHGAPETPEQVLNHPALMQGVETWQFTDGDGIITVQPQGSFKADNATALAAAAVAGLGIAWLPDCITYGHVVSGALVPIMTGYPPPPAAAYVVRPPGQHPARKIRVLTEMMTEYFKRNPDLWGLDS; this comes from the coding sequence GTGGACATCGAAGATCTGCAGACATTCGTCGCCGTCGCCGATGCCGGCGGGGTATCCGCCGCCGCGCGCCGGCTCGGCGTTTCCAAATCGGTCGTGAGCCGGCGGCTCTTTCGGATCGAAGCGGAACTCGGCATCCAGCTTCTCGCACGGACGACCCGCGGTGCCGCCCTGACGGAAGCCGGCGTCACGTTTCGGGACCATGCGGCCCGGGCCAGCGCCGAGATGGACACCGCCAGAGAGGCGATTCTTCCCGATGGCGATCTGCGCGGCCGCCTGCGCATCGCCATGCCGTTTTCCTTCGGGCCGACCCATTTCGCACCCGTGATCGCGGAGATGGCAAAACGTCATCCGCGGCTGCACATCCATTCATCCTACAGCGACCGTTTCGTCGATCTCATCGCGGAGGGCTTCGATTGCGCCATCCGGGTCGGCTATCTTCAGGACTCCAACCTGATCGCAAAACGCGTCGGGCCGATCTACGGAAAGCTTCTGGCAAGCCCGGCTTACATCAAGTTGCACGGCGCTCCTGAGACGCCCGAACAGGTTCTCAACCACCCGGCGCTCATGCAGGGGGTGGAAACCTGGCAGTTCACGGATGGCGACGGGATCATCACGGTTCAGCCGCAGGGCAGCTTCAAGGCGGACAACGCGACGGCGCTTGCCGCAGCCGCCGTTGCGGGGCTGGGGATCGCCTGGCTTCCCGATTGCATCACGTACGGCCACGTCGTCTCGGGCGCACTCGTGCCGATCATGACGGGCTATCCACCGCCCCCGGCGGCCGCCTATGTCGTCCGTCCGCCCGGCCAGCATCCCGCCCGGAAGATACGGGTCCTCACCGAGATGATGACCGAGTATTTCAAACGGAACCCGGACCTTTGGGGTCTCGACTCCTGA
- a CDS encoding hydrolase — translation MTFRNGLGSLLRPEDSVLVLIDHQPYQLANVNSHEPQMVVNNTAALAKVAKAFGVPTILTSVIADRGGLIFPQITDVFPGQEVIDRTFINTWEDRKVVDAVKSTGRKQLIIAGLWTEICVAMPTIQALGEGWDVTVVTDASGGVSTEAHEVAIRRMIAAGANMMTWLAVASEWQRDWARTEHAAELSEVLVQHAAGSGIAFLWEQQLLNTPVPGTVD, via the coding sequence ATGACTTTTCGGAATGGCCTTGGTTCGCTTCTTCGTCCCGAAGACTCGGTCCTCGTTCTGATCGATCACCAGCCTTACCAGCTTGCGAACGTGAACAGCCACGAGCCGCAGATGGTGGTCAACAATACGGCGGCGCTGGCGAAGGTCGCCAAAGCCTTCGGCGTACCCACGATCCTGACAAGCGTGATCGCCGACAGGGGCGGCCTGATCTTCCCTCAGATCACTGACGTGTTCCCTGGCCAGGAGGTGATCGATCGGACCTTCATCAACACCTGGGAGGACAGGAAGGTCGTGGACGCGGTCAAGTCTACCGGTCGCAAGCAACTCATCATCGCCGGCCTCTGGACCGAGATCTGCGTCGCGATGCCGACGATCCAGGCTCTTGGCGAGGGTTGGGACGTGACGGTCGTCACCGATGCATCCGGAGGCGTTTCGACCGAAGCCCACGAAGTCGCGATCCGACGCATGATCGCGGCCGGCGCGAACATGATGACTTGGCTGGCGGTGGCGTCGGAATGGCAGCGTGACTGGGCCCGCACGGAGCATGCCGCCGAGCTTTCGGAGGTGCTCGTGCAGCATGCCGCCGGAAGCGGCATCGCTTTCCTTTGGGAACAGCAGTTGCTCAACACGCCGGTGCCAGGCACCGTGGACTGA
- a CDS encoding D-alanyl-D-alanine carboxypeptidase family protein, which yields MSNPSRRPGFLATIILALSLLLIGSLADPALAQSKYASIVIDAGNGEVLYRANADDPKYPASLTKMMTLYLTFEALQKKRIKLGQSLTVSRKAASQPPTKLDLKPGQRIKVEHAILALVTKSANDAAMVLAEGVGGSESRFATMMTRKARQLGMSRTTFRNPHGLPDERQVSTARDLAILASALIRDYPKYYPYFSRASFTYRGVEHPNHNRLMGVYKGMDGLKTGYIRASGFNLAASAVRQGRRLIAVVMGGDTPAWRDAHLAELLDQGFATPRTPAPLVASLRAPARPDRKPDIAGGDVEVASLEEVVDSSDLATLAATLSPPLGAGGSAIASETGVWGVQVGAFSDARAGRKALDSVSRRLPSLLSRAYPQMIQVTTGSGRLFRARLMGLDETTARNVCASLERAGDACIMVAPQGL from the coding sequence GTGTCAAATCCGTCCCGCCGACCGGGCTTTCTCGCCACGATCATCCTGGCCCTGTCGCTCCTTCTCATAGGCTCCCTGGCGGACCCGGCACTGGCCCAATCGAAATACGCCTCCATCGTGATCGATGCCGGCAACGGGGAGGTCCTGTACCGGGCCAATGCCGACGATCCCAAGTACCCGGCGTCGCTGACCAAGATGATGACCCTCTACCTGACCTTCGAGGCGCTGCAGAAGAAGCGGATCAAGCTCGGTCAGAGCCTGACGGTATCCCGCAAGGCGGCGTCGCAGCCGCCGACCAAGCTGGACCTCAAGCCCGGCCAGCGGATCAAGGTCGAGCACGCGATCCTGGCGCTGGTGACGAAGTCGGCGAACGATGCCGCCATGGTCCTGGCGGAGGGAGTCGGCGGCTCCGAAAGCCGTTTCGCCACGATGATGACCCGGAAGGCGCGCCAGCTCGGCATGTCGCGGACGACCTTCCGGAATCCGCACGGCCTGCCCGACGAGCGGCAGGTCTCGACCGCGCGCGACCTCGCCATCCTGGCCTCGGCGCTGATCCGCGACTATCCGAAATACTACCCCTATTTCAGCCGGGCCAGCTTCACCTATCGCGGCGTCGAGCACCCCAACCACAACCGCCTCATGGGCGTCTACAAGGGCATGGACGGGCTGAAGACCGGCTATATCCGGGCATCGGGCTTCAATCTGGCGGCATCGGCGGTGCGCCAGGGCCGGCGCCTGATCGCGGTGGTCATGGGCGGCGATACGCCGGCATGGCGCGACGCCCATCTGGCCGAACTGCTCGACCAGGGTTTCGCCACGCCGCGCACGCCCGCGCCGCTGGTCGCCTCGCTCCGCGCGCCCGCCCGCCCGGACCGCAAGCCGGATATCGCCGGCGGCGACGTCGAGGTCGCCAGCCTGGAGGAGGTCGTCGACAGTTCCGACCTGGCGACGCTGGCCGCAACCTTGAGCCCGCCGCTCGGCGCGGGCGGCAGCGCCATCGCGTCGGAGACCGGCGTCTGGGGCGTGCAGGTCGGCGCCTTCAGCGACGCCCGCGCCGGCCGCAAGGCGCTCGACTCGGTGAGCCGCCGGCTGCCCTCGCTCCTGTCCCGGGCCTATCCTCAGATGATCCAAGTGACGACCGGTTCCGGCCGGCTGTTCCGCGCCCGCCTGATGGGCCTGGACGAGACGACCGCGCGGAACGTCTGCGCCAGCCTGGAACGGGCGGGCGACGCCTGCATCATGGTGGCGCCCCAGGGTCTGTGA
- a CDS encoding peptidase: protein MTYCLGIKIRDGLIGLSDGRITSGSQLSAARKVTIMGSGSHRFFIMNSGLRSVRDKTLAYLRRDMTKRPTESFSSMLDAVGAFTTCLRQVAAEDKEALEASKLHFNLHAIIGGRLSDDREPTMFLVYPEGNWIEVDERTPYLSIGATAYGKPILDRALRYDTSMQTALKLAYLSFDSTRFSSADVGFPIDMVTMTNGDGNWRQTQYDYDDLVDQRQWWNRNLTDLAQRMPDGPWIDKLMPAAQPTLAVVGGEDRE, encoded by the coding sequence ATGACCTACTGCCTCGGCATCAAGATCCGCGATGGCCTGATCGGCCTGTCCGACGGCCGCATCACCAGCGGTTCCCAGCTTTCAGCGGCCCGCAAGGTCACGATCATGGGATCGGGAAGCCACCGGTTCTTCATCATGAACTCGGGCCTGCGCAGCGTGCGCGACAAGACGCTGGCCTATCTCCGCCGGGACATGACCAAGCGCCCGACCGAAAGCTTCTCGAGCATGCTCGACGCGGTCGGCGCCTTCACGACCTGTCTGCGGCAAGTCGCCGCGGAGGACAAGGAGGCCCTGGAGGCCAGCAAGCTGCACTTCAACCTGCACGCCATCATCGGCGGCCGCCTGTCCGACGACCGCGAGCCGACCATGTTCCTGGTCTATCCCGAAGGCAACTGGATCGAGGTGGACGAGCGCACCCCCTATCTCTCCATCGGCGCCACCGCCTATGGCAAGCCGATCCTGGACCGGGCGCTGCGCTACGACACCTCCATGCAGACGGCGCTGAAGCTGGCGTACCTGTCCTTCGACTCGACCCGCTTCAGCTCGGCCGACGTCGGTTTCCCGATCGACATGGTGACCATGACGAACGGCGACGGCAACTGGCGCCAGACCCAGTACGACTATGACGATCTGGTCGACCAGCGCCAGTGGTGGAACCGCAACCTGACCGACCTGGCCCAGCGCATGCCGGACGGCCCCTGGATCGACAAGCTGATGCCCGCCGCGCAACCGACGCTGGCGGTGGTCGGCGGGGAAGACCGGGAATAG
- a CDS encoding phasin family protein produces the protein MSTTPTYEQFATVSKEQMEKAAAQIVKGYEEYATFSKANVDALIQAGTVLAKGFEELGKRALAYSQSSLESGAAAGKAAMSVKTVRDLVDLQSSYTKSTLDTALAESAKLSELSVKVANEAFQPINARLNATIEKLGKPLAA, from the coding sequence ATGTCCACGACCCCGACTTACGAGCAGTTCGCGACCGTTTCCAAGGAGCAGATGGAGAAGGCGGCCGCCCAGATCGTCAAAGGCTACGAGGAATACGCCACCTTCAGCAAGGCGAACGTCGACGCCCTGATCCAGGCCGGCACCGTCCTCGCGAAGGGCTTCGAGGAACTGGGCAAGCGCGCGCTGGCCTACTCCCAGTCCTCGCTGGAGAGCGGCGCCGCCGCCGGCAAGGCCGCGATGAGCGTCAAGACCGTCCGCGACCTGGTCGACCTGCAGTCCAGCTACACCAAGTCCACGCTCGACACCGCGCTGGCCGAAAGCGCCAAGCTGTCCGAGCTGTCGGTCAAGGTCGCCAACGAGGCGTTCCAGCCGATCAATGCGCGCCTCAACGCCACCATCGAGAAGCTGGGCAAGCCGCTGGCGGCGTAA
- the clpS gene encoding ATP-dependent Clp protease adapter ClpS, translating to MADSDKHGDEGTVTGVVVKAKPKTKKPSMYKVLMLNDDYTPMEFVVLVLERFFNKNREEATRIMLHVHRRGVGICGVFTYEVAETKVTQVMDFARQHQHPLQCTLEKD from the coding sequence ATGGCCGACAGCGACAAGCACGGGGACGAGGGGACCGTGACGGGAGTGGTCGTCAAGGCCAAGCCCAAGACGAAGAAACCCTCTATGTACAAAGTTCTAATGCTGAACGACGACTATACTCCGATGGAGTTCGTCGTTCTGGTGTTGGAGCGATTCTTCAACAAGAACCGCGAGGAAGCCACGCGCATCATGTTGCACGTGCATCGGCGTGGCGTCGGCATCTGCGGAGTTTTCACCTACGAGGTAGCCGAAACGAAGGTTACCCAGGTGATGGACTTTGCCCGCCAACACCAGCATCCTTTGCAATGCACCCTGGAGAAGGATTAG